In the genome of Christensenella timonensis, one region contains:
- the hydF gene encoding [FeFe] hydrogenase H-cluster maturation GTPase HydF: MSGFNETPRANRLHIAFFGKTNAGKSSVINAITGQDIALVSNVAGTTTDPVYKAMELLPVGPVVFIDTAGLDDRTELGRARIKKTDEVTDKTDVAVFVIRCGDTDLGVEREYMRKLEEKKTPVLVAYNMFEENGAQAAAPVGEKSVVVNAKTGEGIDRLKQLIIDNAQESEQPTITGDLAGEGDVVILVMPQDIQAPKGRLILPQVQVTRDLLDNGCRVVSIKTEDLESMLGELKHPPKLVITDSQVFGYVNEHLDKEIPLTSFSMLMAKSKGDIGEFVKGARAIARLKPGDRVLIAESCTHHAQKGDIAREKLPKWLNDYAGGGLVIENTAGHGFLDDLSKYKLVVHCGGCMVNRKNMLSRIEQAKKAGVPITNFGVAIAFLNSMLDRVIW, encoded by the coding sequence CGCGCGCCAACCGGCTGCATATCGCGTTTTTCGGCAAGACGAACGCGGGAAAATCAAGCGTGATCAACGCGATCACCGGGCAGGATATCGCCTTGGTATCGAACGTCGCTGGTACGACGACAGACCCGGTCTACAAGGCGATGGAGCTTTTGCCTGTGGGGCCTGTCGTGTTCATTGACACGGCGGGGCTTGACGACCGGACAGAGCTGGGGCGGGCGCGCATCAAAAAAACGGATGAAGTGACCGATAAAACGGATGTCGCAGTATTTGTGATCCGCTGCGGGGACACAGACCTTGGCGTAGAACGCGAATATATGCGGAAGCTGGAAGAAAAAAAGACCCCGGTACTTGTGGCTTACAATATGTTTGAAGAAAACGGGGCGCAGGCAGCGGCGCCGGTCGGCGAAAAGTCGGTCGTTGTCAATGCAAAGACGGGCGAAGGGATCGACCGATTGAAACAGCTGATCATCGACAATGCACAGGAATCGGAGCAGCCGACGATCACCGGGGACTTGGCAGGCGAAGGGGACGTGGTCATATTGGTCATGCCGCAGGATATCCAGGCGCCCAAAGGCAGGCTGATTTTACCGCAGGTGCAGGTTACGCGGGATTTGCTGGACAACGGATGCAGGGTGGTTTCGATCAAGACGGAGGATCTTGAATCCATGTTGGGAGAGCTTAAACATCCGCCCAAGCTGGTGATCACGGATTCGCAGGTGTTCGGATATGTAAACGAACATTTGGACAAGGAGATCCCGCTGACTTCCTTTTCCATGCTGATGGCAAAAAGCAAGGGGGATATCGGGGAATTTGTCAAAGGAGCGCGGGCGATCGCACGTTTAAAGCCAGGCGACCGTGTGTTGATCGCGGAGTCGTGTACGCACCATGCCCAGAAAGGTGATATCGCACGTGAGAAGCTGCCAAAATGGCTCAATGATTATGCAGGCGGAGGGCTGGTGATCGAAAACACGGCCGGGCATGGCTTTTTGGATGATCTCTCCAAATATAAGCTGGTCGTCCACTGCGGCGGATGTATGGTCAACCGCAAAAATATGCTCTCCAGGATCGAGCAGGCAAAAAAAGCAGGAGTCCCGATTACAAATTTTGGCGTGGCTATCGCTTTTTTAAATTCGATGCTGGATCGCGTGATTTGGTAA